CGGGACGCTGAAGTCGGGGAAGCTGCGCGACCTGCGGTCGGGTGACGTGACCGAGCCGACGGGTCAGGACGTGCGGATCTGCATCAACACCGCCGAAGGCGACGTGGAACTCCAACTGTGACCGAAAGGAGCGGCTCGTGACAACTGCCGTGAAGAGGGGCGTGGAGAGCCCACTGTCTCGCTTGAGCGAACAAGAGCTCGAAAAACTCGCGAAGGAATTCGACGCGATCCACGACGAGGTGTTCGCCGACCTCGGCGATCGCGACCGGCGCTACATCAAGACCGTGATCTCGGTGCAACGGCAGATCGTGGTCGCGGGCCGAGTGCTCCTGCTGGCCTCGCGCTCGAGGACGGCTTGGGTGCTGGGGACCGCCTGCCTGGGCATGGCCAAGATCCTGGAGAACATGGAGATCGGCCACAACGTCATGCACGGCCAGTGGGACTGGATGAACGACCCGGACATCCACTCCTCGGTGTGGGACTGGGACACCGCGTCGACCGCGGAGTCGTGGAAGCACTCCCACAACTACATCCACCACACCTTCACCAACATCCTGGGCAAGGACAAGGACCTCGGCTACGAGATCATGCGGATCGACCCCAATCAGAAGTGGGCTCCGCGATACCTCTTCCAACCGCTCTACAACCTCCTGCTCACCGTGCTCTTCGAGTGGGGCGTGGCCGTCCACGACATGGACATCGAGGCCATTCGCAAGCACCAGAAGCCCTGGTCGGAGGTGCGCGAGGACCTGAAGGGCATCGGGGTCAAGGCGCGCGCGCAGGTCATCAAGGACTACCTCGGCTGGCCGCTGATCAGCGCCGGCGCGTTCGCGCTCGCCCAGCTGGCGCTGCGCGGCCGTCTAGACCAGCCGTCGCAGTCGCGCCTCGGCCGGCGGCTGCGCCGGGTGTCGAACCGCGGCCGCATCGGCTCCGCCGCGAACTTCCTCGACAAGGTGGCGCCGGGCGTCGAGAGCACCTACCTGAGGACGCTGGGCGCCGACGCGCTCGCGAACGTGATCCGCAACGTGTGGGCGCACGCCATCATCTTCTGCGGGCATTTCCCCGACCAGACCTACACGTTCACGCCGGAGGAAACCGAGAATGAGACGCGCGGCGGCTGGTATGTCCGCCAGCTGCTCGGCGCCGCGAACATCGAGGGCAGCCCGTTGTTCCACGTCATCAGCGGCAACCTCGGGTATCAGGTGGAGCACCACCTCTACCCCGACATGCCCAGCAGCCGGTACTCGGAGATCGCGCCGCAGGTCAAGGACATCTGCGAGCGCTACGACCTGCCGTACAACTCCGGCCGGTTCTCCAAGCAGTGGCTCATGGTGCACCGCAGCATCTTTCGGTTGGCCTTCCCGGGAGGGAAGCCCCGGCCGAAGCCCGGACCGTACCGCAGCGAGGTTCGCCGCCCGGAGCCCGAACAGCGGCCCAGCGAGAGCGACCGGTTCCGCGACCGCGTCCCGGCCGAGCACCCGGCGGCCGGACCCGAGCACGACTCCGGCGGGGTCTCCGTCCAGCCGCCCCCGCGCGGCAAGGACTGATTCGTCTCCCCGCCGCCGGGCGAACGCGAGTAGCTTTCCCTATCTTGGACCGACGCCCGGCGCGGGGCGTCCGGCTCGGAATGGGGGAGGGCAATGGCGGGGACCGAGGGTCAAGTCGTCGCCGTCACCGGCGCGAGCAGCGGCATCGGCGAAGCGACCGCAGGGGCTGCGCCAAGAGTCCACCGACGGGGCGGTCCGGACGACGTCGATCTCACCGGGATTCGTCGACACCGAGCTGGACACCTCCATCGACGACCCGACGGCGCGCCAGCGGATACGCCAGGACATGAGCGAGTTCGGCTTGCCGCCGGCCGCCGTCGCGCGCGCCGTCGCATTCGCGATCGAACAACCCGGTGACGTCGAGATCGGCGACCTCACCGTCCGGCCGACGGTCCAGGGCTAGCGGCTCCCCGGCCGGTGATCACCGGTGTCCTCCGCGAAAAGCGCTTGTCGCGTGGCGTGCGGATCGTCGAGCTGCCGCAGCCGCTCGGATTGCGACGGCGCGGCCGGCGGCATGCCATCGGGCCTGGAGCCCCACCCCGCGCCGAGATTGATCAGCCGCAACGCAAACAGCACGCCGGACGCCGTGATCGGCAAGCCCAGGTAGAGCATCCATCCCATCGGCAGGCCCGACCTGCTCAGCGCGACATAGCGAGCGAGCAGCAGTGCGGCGATCAGGCCACCGGCCAACACCACGCTGACCTTGGTCTTCATTCGGCCACCTTCCCGGTTCATGAGCAGCGACAGCGGTCGTGACGCAAGTGCAAACGGCCCGCGGTGCTACCGATCCCAAGAAACGCGGGCAGCGGGAGCGTCTGGCACCGACCTTGGAGGATCCTTGGCAAGTTCTTGGAGCCGTGCGCGGCGGCCTGCGCACACGCGTCGAGCGACTACAGTGGGAACCATGACCCACCGGATGCTCAGGACGGCCGCCGCGCTATGCGGCTGCGCGGCGGTGCTCCTCTTGCCGGTCGGCGCCCCGCCCGCCGGCGCGACCGCCGCGGCCGCGTCGTCACACACGACGCCCGCGCCCCCGTCGCCATCGAACCCCGGCGGTGCCCTGCCCGTCCAGCCCGTCGGCGGCGGTGGCTGCGTAATCGGACTCAACTGCGGTTGCATTCGCAACGTGACCTGCCCCGGCTCTAGGCCGCATCCCCACCCGGGCAACGCCAACAACCAGCAACACCAAGCCCCCGCGCCGGACAGCCCGTAGGCGCTGCGGCGGCTCGTGCCCTCAACCGGTCGGCGCCCGGTTTCCTGTCATTTCCGGTTCCTATCATTTCCGGTTTCCTATCATTTGGTGATGGGCTCCCGTGCGCTGGATACCGAGGGCTCGCCGGCATTCACCGACGAGGACGCGGCCCGCTTCCGCGCCCGGGGCTGGTGGTCAGATTCGACGCTGTCGGACGCGGTGCGACACAACGCCGAACGGTCGCCGGACCGCCTGGCCTACGTCGACCACCCCGGCACGGCCCTGACCTGGCGCAGGTTCGACGAAACGGCGACCCGCCTGGCCGGGCAGCTAGCCGCCGTCGGCGTGCGGGGCGGTGACCGAATCGCGGTGTGGCACGGCGACTCCGCCGCCATCCACGTGTTGTTCCTGGCGATCGAGCGATGCGGCGCCACCGTCGTCGGCATCGGCGCACGGGCGGGCGTCCGGGAGGTCGCCGCGATCCTGCGCGGTGCGCAACCGGCGCTGCTGATCAGCGACGAACAGCGCGCCACTGCCGCCGCGCAGGCCCTGGCGGGCACACCCGTGGCGGCGCTGATCCTGGGCCACGATGCGGTCGGCCCGAACCTGAACGTCGCCACGGAGCCCCGCCCTCCGGGGAGCCGGTCATGGCTCGGTGCTGACGACGTCTTCCTCATCAACTCGACCTCCGGGACGACCGGTCTACCCAAGTGCGTCGTGCACACGCAGAACCGCTGGCGCTATTTCCACCAGAAGGCGGTCGCCAACGGAGCACTCACCCCCGACGACATTTTCCTGCCGGTAATCCCAACGCCCTTCGGCTTCGGTATCTGGACCAGCCACACCACCCCCATCTACCTCGGCGCCACCGCGGTGATCATGGAACGGTTCACCGCGAAGGCGGCCTGCGAGGCGATCGCGCGCCACCGGGTCAGCGTGTTGTGTTGCGTCAGCACGCAACTGACCATGTTGATGGCGGACCCCGCCTGCCGCGATTACGACCTCAGTTCGCTGCGGGTGGTCTTCGCCGGCGGCGAGGCGCTGCCGTATCGACCGGCCGCAGAGTTCGAGGACCTCACGGGGGCGACGATCCTGCAGTTCTACGGCTCCAACGAGACGGGGATGCTCAGCGCGACCACGCTCGCCGACAGCCGCGAACGCCGCCTGCGTACCGGCGGCCGGATCGTTCCCGAGATGGCGGTCCGGCTCTTCGACGGCGACCGGGACGTCACCGAGACCGGGCGGGGGCAGCCCGCCTGTCGCGGCCCGGCGACCAGCCTGGGCTACCTCGGCGGCACGGATCACGACAAGCTGTTCACCCGCGACGGGTGGATGCGCATGGGCGACATCTGCGAGATCGACGCCGAGGGTTACCTCACGGTCACCGGCCGAACGTCGGACTTCGTCCTGCGCGGCGGCAAGAACATCAGCGCGAGCCAGGTCGAAGACGCAGTCATGACCCATCCCGCGATCGCCCTGGCGGCGGCGGTCGCCATGCCCGACCCGGTGTTCGGTGAAAAGGTCTGCGTGTACGTCGAACTCGCGGAATCGCACAGCGTCGACCTGCCCGGGCTCGTCGAACACCTGCTGGACCTGGGTGTTTCCAAGGAATTGCTCCCCGAACGACTGATTGTGGTCGACGAGATCCCGCGGTCGTCCGGCGGCAAGGTCGCCAAAGGCACACTCCGCGAGGACATCAGAGTAAGGACCGCTCATGAACCTTCCTAACGCGCGGCGTGGCGGTCTGGAGGTCTGGGCGCCGTCGGTGGTGCCCCCGATCGGGGTCGAGCTGTCCCATCAGCAGGCGCTCGCCGTCGCGTTCCGCCACCTGGCCGCCACCGGATTCTCCGAGAACATGGCCGGACACATCACCTGGCAGTTGGACGGGCAGACGGAGATGTTCGTCAACCCCTGGGGGTTGTGGTGGCAGGAGATCACCGCGTCGGACATCTGCGTGGTGGACGGCGACGCCCGGGTGGTCCGCGGTCGCTGGGACGTCACCCCGGCGATCCACATCCACACCGAGTTGCACCGGGTCCGCGACGACGCGCGCGTCGTCATCCACAATCACCCTTATCACGTGTGCGTGCTCGCCGCGCTGGGACGGCTGCCGGAACTGGTCCACCAAACCGGCTCGCTGTTCCTCGACGACCTGTGCCTGGTCGACACCTACGACGGCGAGGTCGACAGCCCGGCCCGCGCGGCGGAACTGGCGGGGCGCATCGGCGGCGCGAACATGACGATCCTGGCCAACCATGGCGTCATCGCGACCGGGCGCACCCTCCCCGAGGCAGTCTACCGGGCGGCGTCGATCGAGCGGGTCTGCAAGCTGGCCTACGACGTCATGCTGACCGGGCGCGAGCCGGTCACCATGAACTGGGCGGACATGGCGGGGATGCAGCGATCGCTCCTCGAACGGGCCGCCGACGTCTACTGGGCCGGAGCGGCGCGGATGACCATCAAGGCGGAACCCGATGTGCTCAGCTGAGCCTCACGCCGAGCGCAGCCGGGCGACCCTGACAGGCAAGGAGTTTGGCCGATGAAATCGATCGACGAACTGGCCGCGAACCTGGACTTCACCACCGCCAGGACCGGCGCCGACCGTTCGGTCACCTTCCTGCCGGACCCTCCCCGCGCGCCGCGCCGCTATACCGTGATCTCGGTCGACGATCACATCGTCGAGCCGCCGGACACCTTCACCGGTCGGCTGCCGCGTCGGTTCGCCGACCGCGCACCCAAGGTCGTGGACACCGACATCGGGGGACAGACCTGGGTCTACGACGGCCGGGAACTGCCCAACGTCGGGTTCAACGCCGTCGTCGGGCGGCCGGTGTCGGAGTACGGCTTCGAACCGGTCCGGTTCGACGA
This genomic window from Mycobacterium saskatchewanense contains:
- a CDS encoding fatty acid desaturase family protein, which translates into the protein MKRGVESPLSRLSEQELEKLAKEFDAIHDEVFADLGDRDRRYIKTVISVQRQIVVAGRVLLLASRSRTAWVLGTACLGMAKILENMEIGHNVMHGQWDWMNDPDIHSSVWDWDTASTAESWKHSHNYIHHTFTNILGKDKDLGYEIMRIDPNQKWAPRYLFQPLYNLLLTVLFEWGVAVHDMDIEAIRKHQKPWSEVREDLKGIGVKARAQVIKDYLGWPLISAGAFALAQLALRGRLDQPSQSRLGRRLRRVSNRGRIGSAANFLDKVAPGVESTYLRTLGADALANVIRNVWAHAIIFCGHFPDQTYTFTPEETENETRGGWYVRQLLGAANIEGSPLFHVISGNLGYQVEHHLYPDMPSSRYSEIAPQVKDICERYDLPYNSGRFSKQWLMVHRSIFRLAFPGGKPRPKPGPYRSEVRRPEPEQRPSESDRFRDRVPAEHPAAGPEHDSGGVSVQPPPRGKD
- a CDS encoding class I adenylate-forming enzyme family protein; translated protein: MGSRALDTEGSPAFTDEDAARFRARGWWSDSTLSDAVRHNAERSPDRLAYVDHPGTALTWRRFDETATRLAGQLAAVGVRGGDRIAVWHGDSAAIHVLFLAIERCGATVVGIGARAGVREVAAILRGAQPALLISDEQRATAAAQALAGTPVAALILGHDAVGPNLNVATEPRPPGSRSWLGADDVFLINSTSGTTGLPKCVVHTQNRWRYFHQKAVANGALTPDDIFLPVIPTPFGFGIWTSHTTPIYLGATAVIMERFTAKAACEAIARHRVSVLCCVSTQLTMLMADPACRDYDLSSLRVVFAGGEALPYRPAAEFEDLTGATILQFYGSNETGMLSATTLADSRERRLRTGGRIVPEMAVRLFDGDRDVTETGRGQPACRGPATSLGYLGGTDHDKLFTRDGWMRMGDICEIDAEGYLTVTGRTSDFVLRGGKNISASQVEDAVMTHPAIALAAAVAMPDPVFGEKVCVYVELAESHSVDLPGLVEHLLDLGVSKELLPERLIVVDEIPRSSGGKVAKGTLREDIRVRTAHEPS
- a CDS encoding class II aldolase/adducin family protein, whose amino-acid sequence is MNLPNARRGGLEVWAPSVVPPIGVELSHQQALAVAFRHLAATGFSENMAGHITWQLDGQTEMFVNPWGLWWQEITASDICVVDGDARVVRGRWDVTPAIHIHTELHRVRDDARVVIHNHPYHVCVLAALGRLPELVHQTGSLFLDDLCLVDTYDGEVDSPARAAELAGRIGGANMTILANHGVIATGRTLPEAVYRAASIERVCKLAYDVMLTGREPVTMNWADMAGMQRSLLERAADVYWAGAARMTIKAEPDVLS